The region GAAGCTACCGTTCATGCGTGCCATGGTGGCAGGCCAATACATCTCACCGGAGGACTGAGTTGAAGGTCCTGATCACTGGCGCCGACGGCTTCATAGGAAAAACTTTGCGTGTCCGCCTCGAGGAGGACCCCGGGTTTGAGGTGAGCACGTTCGTACGCGGCGGATCGATTGCCCTGCTCCACGAACGAGTTCGTGCCTCCGACGCGGTCGTCCATTTGGCGGGCGAAAATCGGCCCGTCGATCCAACTCAGTTCATGGCTGTAAACGGAGGGCTCACCGAGGAGCTATGCTCCGCGATCAAGGCGGCAGGGCGGCCGATCCCGCTTATCTACGCATCCTCCATCCAGGTGGAACAAAGCAACCTCTATGGCGCCAGCAAACGTGCGGGAGAGGAGGCGGCTATTGCTTTGTCTGCGATGCCTGGTCAGGCCTGCGCCATCTTCCGCCTGCCCAATGTGTTCGGGAAATGGTGTAGGCCCAACTATAACTCGGCGGTGGCAACTTTCTGCCATAACATTGCCAGGGGTTTGCCGATCCAGATCAACGAGCACGGGGCGCCGCTCACTCTGGCGTACGTCGATGATGTAGTTGATGCGATGATCCGCGCAATTCAATTGCCCCAGAGCGGTATTAGTTGGCCTGATATCGATCCAACCCATGAGACGACGGTCGGCGCTGTGGCGGATTTGATCCGTTCATTTCGGGACAGTAGGGATACCTTGATAACTGAGCAGGTAGGGACGGGACTAACCCGCGCACTTTATTCGACCTATGTGAGCTATCTTCCTCCAGAAGAGTTTAGCTACGGCGTTCCAGTTCATAGTGACGCGCGCGGAATTTTCGTGGAAATGCTCAAAACGAAGGACAGCGGCCAGATTTCTTTCTTCACAGCGCATCCTGGCGTCACGCGAGGCGGACATTATCATCACAGCAAGACGGAGAAATTTCTCGTCCTCCGAGGGAAGGCGCGCTTCGGTTTTAGGAACATCATCACCGACGAGTTTCACATGCTGGAAACGAGCGGAGACGCCCCGAGGATCGTTGAGACTATCCCTGGTTGGAGCCACGACATCACGAATGTCGGCGATGAGGAAATGTTAGTGATGCTCTGGGCCAATGAGATTTTTGACCGCGAGCGCCCTGATACCATTGCGAGGAGCGTCTGACTTATGACTGAGCTCAGGGTTATGACAGTGGTTGGCACAAGGCCCGAAATCATCAGACTGGCGCGCGTCCTTTCGAAACTTGATCATTATTGTGACCACATTTTGGTCCATACAGGTCAAAATTACGACTATGAGCTGAACGGAATATTTTTTGATCAACTCGGCCTTAGGAAGCCGGACCATTTTTTAGAGGCAGCAAGCGCGAGCGGTGCTCAAACCATTGGGCAGGTCATTATTGGTGTGGACCGGTTGCTCGAGGAATTGAAGCCCGATGCCCTGTTGGTACTTGGTGACACGAACAGCTGCACTGCAGTGATCCCTGCAAAGCGACGCAAAATCCCTACGTTTCACATGGAAGCTGGGAATCGCTGTTTTGATCAACGCGTACCTGAAGAGATTAACCGGCGCATCGTCGACCACACTGCCGATATCAACCTCACCTACAGCGATATAGCTCGTGAATACCTGTTGCGCGAAGGACTTCCGCCCGATCTCGTTATCAAGACCGGTAGCCCGATGTTTGAAGTTCTCTCGCACTACCGGTCCGGCATCGAGGAATCGGCTGTGCTCAACCGCTTGGGACTGGCGGAGGGGGAGTATTTCCTGGTAAGCGCTCATCGCGAAGAAAACATTGAACCGGAAGGTAGCTTCCGGAAGCTTGTCGATATGCTCAATGCGCTTGTCACGGCGTTCGACATCCCGGTCATTGTCTCAACTCATCCGAGGACGCAAAAGCGAATTGATGCTGCGGGCATCAAATTTTCCCGACAGGTAAGCCTTCTCAAGCCGCTAGGCTTTCTCGATTACAACCGCCTCCAGATGTCGGCGAGAGCGGTGCTTTCGGATAGCGGGACGATCAATGAGGAAGCCTCAATCCTCAATTTCCCCGCTCTTAACATCCGTGAGGCGCACGAACGGCCCGAGGGGATGGAGGAGGCGGCGGTCATGATGGTTGGGCTGTCGACAGAGAGAATTTTGCAGAGCTTGGCGCTGCTCGCGGACCAGCCCCGCGCCTCTGACAGGCTTGTGCGCCTCGTTGCGGATTACTCTATGCCGAACGTATCGGACAAAGTCGTGCGTATTATTCACAGTTACGTTGATTATGTGAACCGCGTCGTTTGGAAGAAATATTAGGATAACGTCGTGAGGCTAGTTCTAGTCGCCGATACCTTCCCGCCCCTGCGGACATCGGGTGCTGTCCAGTTGCGTGATCTGGCGCGTGAATTCGCGCATCAGGGGCACGAACTGACGGTGTTGCTCCCCTCCTACGATACGCTGAATTACTGGGAACTTGAGGATCGCGATGGCGTACGGATCCTCCGGTTAAGCGCGCCGAAGACCAAGGACGTTGGTTATGTCCGCCGTACTATCGGCGAGTGGTTGATGCCATATTGGATGGCGCGTAATCTGAGGAAGAGTCCATTGGCCCAGTCGAAATGGGACGGTGTCATATGGTACTCACCCTCGATTTTCCACGGGCCTCTTGTGAGGCGACTCAAGCGTGAGAGCGGTTGCAAGAGTTATCTGATCATTAGGGATATTTTTCCCGAATGGGCGCTCGATTTGGGCCTAATGCGGAAAGGTCCGGCCTATCATTTCTTCAAGGTTATCGCGCGCGGACAATACGATGCCGCGGACGTTATCGGTGTCCAGTCTGAAGGGAATTTGAGTTATTTCGAATACTGGACAAGA is a window of Altererythrobacter rubellus DNA encoding:
- the wbjC gene encoding UDP-2-acetamido-2,6-beta-L-arabino-hexul-4-ose reductase; translated protein: MKVLITGADGFIGKTLRVRLEEDPGFEVSTFVRGGSIALLHERVRASDAVVHLAGENRPVDPTQFMAVNGGLTEELCSAIKAAGRPIPLIYASSIQVEQSNLYGASKRAGEEAAIALSAMPGQACAIFRLPNVFGKWCRPNYNSAVATFCHNIARGLPIQINEHGAPLTLAYVDDVVDAMIRAIQLPQSGISWPDIDPTHETTVGAVADLIRSFRDSRDTLITEQVGTGLTRALYSTYVSYLPPEEFSYGVPVHSDARGIFVEMLKTKDSGQISFFTAHPGVTRGGHYHHSKTEKFLVLRGKARFGFRNIITDEFHMLETSGDAPRIVETIPGWSHDITNVGDEEMLVMLWANEIFDRERPDTIARSV
- the wecB gene encoding non-hydrolyzing UDP-N-acetylglucosamine 2-epimerase — its product is MTELRVMTVVGTRPEIIRLARVLSKLDHYCDHILVHTGQNYDYELNGIFFDQLGLRKPDHFLEAASASGAQTIGQVIIGVDRLLEELKPDALLVLGDTNSCTAVIPAKRRKIPTFHMEAGNRCFDQRVPEEINRRIVDHTADINLTYSDIAREYLLREGLPPDLVIKTGSPMFEVLSHYRSGIEESAVLNRLGLAEGEYFLVSAHREENIEPEGSFRKLVDMLNALVTAFDIPVIVSTHPRTQKRIDAAGIKFSRQVSLLKPLGFLDYNRLQMSARAVLSDSGTINEEASILNFPALNIREAHERPEGMEEAAVMMVGLSTERILQSLALLADQPRASDRLVRLVADYSMPNVSDKVVRIIHSYVDYVNRVVWKKY